One genomic region from Spirosoma sp. KCTC 42546 encodes:
- a CDS encoding DUF1800 family protein, with translation MPYLSPYTPLLTNKTAAHLLRRATFGPTQSEIANFTGLTATQAVQQLINNANYSPPAPVDIDGTQPTVGQTYFDQPYNNDRNSDFSHYLRYWWLGLMTSQTSPPSLLDKLTLFWHNHFVITREIVEDCRFINRYLLLLRNNALGNFRTLVTQITKDPAMLRFLNGNENEAGKPNENYARELQELFTVGAVDFAGNKNYTEDDVKAAARVLTGWQYTNYEEYGTISFDTTFTLSRHDSTNKVFSEKYNNTVITGRSVNPSAMVTAGDAELDDLVTMLLNHPQTARFICRKLYRWYVNPNVTQAIEDNVIVPLAQFLSSPSNNYAIQPVIVTLLTSDIFFDDSNRGSMVKSPADLAVGTMRLFNQPVPDMAGEYAAFKTYFDFMFWRMRDMQMTLLDPPSVLGYEPYYQTGYSKTWINVTTLAIRSEFTDAFIWGGFHVSPVYILGINLLAWATSLQPNFDDLAGTPAITCLDVQKAFSTNMFATDLLPSQVDFLIDTIMMQELPRTSWTFEWNAYRALPNDVGKRTAVFSRLQNLMKYMLRMAEYQLF, from the coding sequence ATGCCTTATCTGTCTCCGTATACGCCTTTATTGACAAATAAGACAGCTGCCCATTTACTTCGCCGAGCCACCTTTGGGCCTACGCAGAGCGAAATTGCCAACTTCACGGGCCTAACGGCTACCCAGGCTGTACAACAATTAATTAATAATGCCAATTATTCACCCCCGGCGCCAGTCGATATTGATGGGACGCAGCCGACTGTTGGGCAGACTTACTTCGACCAGCCCTATAACAATGACCGGAACTCTGATTTCAGCCATTATCTGCGCTATTGGTGGCTGGGATTGATGACTTCCCAAACGTCTCCGCCAAGCTTACTGGATAAACTGACGCTGTTCTGGCACAATCACTTTGTAATAACCCGCGAAATTGTTGAAGACTGTCGCTTTATAAACCGGTATTTACTGCTACTCCGCAACAACGCCCTGGGTAACTTCCGTACACTGGTCACCCAGATCACAAAAGACCCCGCCATGCTCCGGTTTCTGAACGGCAATGAAAATGAAGCAGGTAAGCCCAACGAAAATTACGCCCGTGAGCTTCAGGAACTGTTTACAGTAGGTGCCGTGGATTTTGCGGGGAACAAGAATTACACCGAGGATGACGTAAAAGCCGCAGCCAGAGTGCTTACCGGCTGGCAGTATACCAATTATGAGGAGTATGGTACAATAAGTTTTGACACGACCTTCACGCTTTCCAGACATGATTCAACGAACAAAGTGTTCTCGGAGAAATATAACAACACCGTTATCACGGGCCGATCAGTCAATCCATCGGCTATGGTTACGGCAGGGGATGCCGAGCTGGACGATCTGGTAACAATGCTGCTGAATCATCCCCAAACAGCTCGGTTCATTTGCCGAAAACTCTACCGCTGGTATGTGAATCCAAACGTAACCCAAGCCATTGAGGATAACGTAATTGTACCATTGGCTCAATTTTTGTCGAGCCCGAGTAATAACTATGCTATTCAGCCCGTGATCGTTACGTTACTGACGAGTGATATTTTTTTCGATGATTCGAATCGGGGGTCTATGGTTAAGTCACCGGCTGATCTGGCCGTTGGAACAATGCGCTTATTTAATCAACCCGTGCCGGATATGGCAGGCGAATATGCAGCTTTCAAGACGTATTTCGACTTCATGTTCTGGCGCATGCGCGATATGCAAATGACGCTACTGGACCCGCCTTCCGTACTGGGGTATGAACCTTATTATCAAACAGGCTATTCGAAAACCTGGATTAATGTGACTACCCTTGCCATACGAAGCGAGTTTACCGATGCGTTTATATGGGGAGGCTTTCATGTAAGCCCGGTTTATATTCTGGGTATTAATTTGTTAGCCTGGGCCACGTCTCTACAACCCAACTTTGATGATCTGGCTGGCACGCCCGCCATCACTTGCCTGGATGTGCAGAAGGCTTTTTCAACGAATATGTTTGCCACCGACTTGCTTCCGTCGCAGGTTGATTTTCTGATTGATACCATCATGATGCAGGAGCTTCCGCGCACATCCTGGACGTTCGAGTGGAACGCCTACCGGGCGTTGCCCAATGATGTGGGGAAACGAACGGCCGTGTTCTCCCGATTGCAGAACCTGATGAAATACATGCTTCGCATGGCTGAATACCAGCTTTTTTGA
- a CDS encoding DUF1501 domain-containing protein, which translates to MKRRDFLTAASVSLLPVMLDGFGLKAMSRQSALVQALLGTSALASDRVLVIVYLNGGNDGLNTVIPLDQYSLYNGLRSNIAIPQNAVLPLEGNLATGLHPAMTGMRNLYNDGKLSIVHSVSYPNPDQSHYRATDIWMTAVDSSQTSDSGWAGRYLENRFPGYPAGYPNAQMEDPLAIQIGYLTSTALLGSQQSMGIALSDPNSFYQLVGSASATSPGDLPCCDAGDLIAFIRKQQALSVGYAAQIKQAADAGQNLAVYPDSTQNNSLADQLKIVARLIHGGLKTKVYFVSLGGFDTHSGQVDGTDVTTGSHAVLLGKLSSAVASFQQDLKLQGTEDKVVGMTFSEFGRRANSNNSKGTDHGIAAPMFVFGTSVKHRTIGHNPDLANLTGQAGNKDINMQIDFRRVYTDILNDWFGTAHTTTNSLLFHEFPTVSLFSDTVETVTSGNWQNPNVWTVGRVPFASEYVKVNAGHTVTLDQTISVKNIRLEGKLQFTGPYSVQMTG; encoded by the coding sequence ATGAAACGGAGAGATTTTTTGACGGCGGCTTCGGTGAGTTTGCTGCCTGTTATGCTGGATGGTTTTGGACTAAAGGCCATGTCGCGCCAATCGGCATTGGTGCAGGCATTGTTGGGAACAAGTGCATTAGCCAGCGACAGGGTACTGGTTATTGTTTACCTGAATGGGGGCAACGATGGGCTCAATACCGTGATTCCCCTGGACCAGTATTCCTTGTACAATGGCCTGCGATCTAACATTGCCATTCCGCAAAACGCGGTGCTTCCGTTAGAGGGGAATCTGGCTACGGGTCTGCATCCGGCCATGACGGGTATGCGTAACCTGTATAACGATGGCAAACTCTCGATTGTCCATTCCGTTTCGTATCCCAATCCAGATCAATCTCACTATCGGGCAACGGATATCTGGATGACGGCTGTTGACTCCAGCCAAACCTCCGATTCGGGCTGGGCCGGGCGTTATCTTGAAAATCGGTTTCCGGGTTACCCAGCCGGCTATCCAAATGCGCAGATGGAAGATCCATTGGCTATTCAGATCGGTTACCTGACCTCCACGGCGTTATTGGGAAGCCAGCAATCAATGGGTATTGCGTTGAGTGATCCCAATAGTTTTTACCAATTGGTTGGCTCGGCTAGTGCAACCTCACCCGGCGATTTACCGTGCTGTGACGCGGGGGACTTAATTGCCTTTATCCGTAAGCAACAGGCGCTATCGGTGGGATATGCAGCCCAGATCAAACAAGCCGCCGATGCGGGTCAGAATCTGGCCGTCTACCCTGATTCAACCCAAAATAATTCCCTGGCCGACCAGTTGAAGATTGTAGCTCGGCTGATTCACGGGGGGCTGAAAACGAAAGTATACTTCGTTTCGCTGGGAGGCTTCGATACGCATTCGGGTCAGGTGGACGGTACGGATGTGACAACCGGTAGCCATGCGGTGCTATTAGGGAAACTATCATCGGCTGTTGCTTCCTTTCAGCAGGATTTGAAATTGCAGGGTACTGAAGATAAAGTGGTTGGTATGACGTTCTCGGAATTTGGTCGGCGGGCAAATTCCAATAATTCAAAAGGTACAGATCATGGAATAGCTGCCCCCATGTTTGTGTTCGGAACTAGTGTCAAACACCGCACCATCGGCCACAATCCTGACCTGGCAAACCTGACAGGTCAGGCAGGAAATAAGGACATTAACATGCAGATCGACTTTCGGCGCGTGTATACAGACATCCTGAACGATTGGTTTGGCACTGCACACACCACAACGAACTCCCTGCTTTTTCATGAATTCCCGACTGTTTCGTTGTTTTCAGATACTGTGGAAACTGTAACATCGGGGAACTGGCAAAATCCGAATGTTTGGACCGTAGGTCGAGTGCCATTTGCCAGTGAATATGTTAAAGTAAACGCAGGCCATACCGTAACCCTGGATCAGACTATCAGCGTAAAAAACATCAGACTTGAGGGTAAATTACAGTTCACTGGGCCTTACTCTGTGCAGATGACGGGCTAG
- a CDS encoding crotonase/enoyl-CoA hydratase family protein, which translates to MEQTYQSLSFAQADGVMTVSLLGPGKGNAMGPEFWEELPNAMDEINQLSDIRCIVFRGSGDHFSYGLNIPQMMPRLGKMTTGTVLAQQRRELMGQIRQMQSGFQKMHESPKPVIAAIHGWCIGGGVNMIAAADIRLCSREARFSLREAKLAITPDIGGLQFLPHIIGQGFTREMAFTGADYDAAFAERIGLVNHVYNSPDQLFDAAATLARQIADNPASAVQGAKQVLNYSLNKSIEDGLQYVAVWNSSQLQSNDFSEAMQSTIEKRKAEFNKKSNRGY; encoded by the coding sequence ATGGAACAAACCTATCAATCTTTATCATTCGCGCAGGCCGATGGCGTGATGACCGTTTCGCTACTTGGCCCCGGCAAGGGAAATGCCATGGGGCCGGAGTTTTGGGAGGAGCTTCCCAACGCAATGGACGAAATCAATCAGCTTTCCGACATTCGATGCATTGTCTTCCGGGGAAGTGGTGATCATTTTAGCTACGGGCTTAACATCCCGCAGATGATGCCTCGCCTGGGGAAAATGACCACGGGTACTGTGCTGGCACAACAGCGCAGGGAACTAATGGGACAAATTCGGCAGATGCAGTCAGGCTTTCAGAAAATGCACGAATCGCCAAAGCCAGTTATTGCGGCCATACATGGCTGGTGTATTGGCGGTGGCGTAAACATGATTGCTGCTGCCGATATCCGGCTTTGCTCCCGTGAGGCCAGGTTTAGCTTACGGGAAGCTAAACTTGCGATCACCCCCGATATTGGCGGTCTTCAGTTTTTGCCGCATATCATTGGTCAGGGATTTACCCGCGAAATGGCGTTCACTGGCGCTGATTACGATGCTGCTTTTGCTGAGCGAATTGGTCTTGTCAACCACGTTTACAACTCTCCCGACCAATTATTTGATGCCGCAGCAACCCTGGCTCGACAAATTGCCGATAATCCCGCTTCGGCTGTACAGGGTGCCAAGCAAGTACTGAATTACAGCCTGAACAAATCCATCGAGGATGGGCTTCAATACGTAGCCGTCTGGAATTCAAGTCAATTGCAATCCAATGATTTCTCCGAAGCCATGCAGTCGACAATAGAGAAACGTAAAGCAGAGTTTAATAAAAAATCAAATCGAGGATATTAA
- a CDS encoding SDR family oxidoreductase, translating into MNVTGMLRDDALKGKTIIVTGGGTGLGKSISRYLLQLGANVTICSRRQTVIDDTANELMAETGGQVLAVACDVRNTAEIENVMAKTIEKFGKIDGLLNNSAGNFISPTERLSYKAFDTIVDIVLRGTYYFTLAVGKYWIENKIPGTVLNISTTYATTGSGYVVPSAVAKGGALIMTKSLAAEWGKYGIRLNAIAPGPFPTKGAWDRLFPEPLASMMDPTSRIPLHRVGEHGELANLAAFLLSDYSGYITGESITIDGGEVLMAGEFSHLEKVTTEQWDMIEQTIKQANRASKKE; encoded by the coding sequence ATGAACGTAACGGGTATGCTGCGCGACGATGCGCTGAAAGGAAAAACGATTATTGTTACTGGGGGTGGCACAGGACTGGGTAAATCCATAAGCCGGTATCTACTGCAACTTGGGGCAAACGTCACGATTTGCAGCCGCCGACAGACTGTTATTGACGACACCGCCAATGAATTAATGGCCGAGACGGGGGGGCAGGTACTGGCCGTAGCCTGCGATGTGCGTAACACCGCAGAGATTGAAAATGTCATGGCCAAAACGATTGAGAAATTCGGGAAGATCGACGGATTGCTCAATAACTCCGCCGGTAATTTCATTAGCCCAACCGAACGGCTATCGTACAAAGCTTTTGATACCATTGTAGACATTGTTCTGCGCGGAACCTATTATTTCACGCTGGCCGTGGGTAAGTACTGGATCGAAAACAAGATTCCCGGTACGGTATTGAATATTTCCACCACCTATGCTACTACGGGCTCTGGCTATGTTGTGCCATCGGCAGTAGCCAAAGGTGGTGCGCTTATCATGACAAAATCTCTGGCGGCCGAATGGGGCAAATATGGCATTCGTCTCAACGCTATTGCGCCGGGCCCATTCCCAACCAAAGGTGCCTGGGATCGACTCTTTCCCGAGCCGCTGGCGAGCATGATGGACCCAACAAGCCGTATACCGCTGCATCGCGTTGGCGAACACGGCGAACTGGCTAATCTGGCGGCTTTTCTACTCTCCGACTATTCCGGTTATATCACTGGAGAAAGCATCACTATTGATGGGGGAGAAGTACTGATGGCGGGCGAATTCAGTCATCTGGAAAAGGTCACTACCGAGCAATGGGATATGATCGAACAAACCATCAAACAAGCCAATCGGGCAAGTAAGAAGGAGTGA
- a CDS encoding DUF4494 domain-containing protein: MPNWFLGKIRYQQPIDDSNVGTRNEEFIKQKTVTEAYLVDAVSYTEAEGRLYQEIATNTPDFEITNISRMKLADVFHNEDGGEVWFKVKAMFITDDEKTGKQKKTPSIMLVNAETPKQAYERVEFSLKSALDPFEITDVNTTKILDIFPYNEEETRNLRPISELVSPEPETV; encoded by the coding sequence ATGCCTAACTGGTTTCTCGGAAAAATCCGCTATCAGCAACCCATTGACGACTCGAATGTCGGCACCCGGAATGAAGAGTTTATCAAGCAAAAAACAGTGACCGAAGCGTACTTGGTGGATGCCGTCAGCTATACCGAAGCAGAAGGTCGTCTGTACCAGGAGATTGCGACAAACACCCCTGATTTTGAAATTACGAACATCTCGCGAATGAAATTAGCTGATGTGTTTCATAATGAAGATGGGGGCGAAGTCTGGTTCAAGGTAAAAGCCATGTTCATTACAGACGACGAAAAAACGGGCAAGCAGAAGAAAACGCCAAGCATCATGCTGGTGAATGCCGAAACGCCTAAACAAGCCTACGAGCGCGTAGAATTTAGTTTGAAATCGGCGCTTGATCCATTCGAAATTACGGACGTCAACACAACCAAGATTTTAGATATTTTTCCATATAACGAAGAAGAAACCCGTAATCTTCGGCCAATCAGTGAGTTGGTAAGCCCTGAACCGGAAACGGTCTAA
- a CDS encoding TonB-dependent receptor has translation MKSIYVWIFVLSTGLLASLPGAAQTVPNKLFAADSTQPVAIRGSVSELVNGKQIPLVGATVQWVNTSVGTITDAEGHFQLSLQPAYTRLIVSYVGYQTDTLTVTNPTGAVTVTLRSTRTLQEVTVSGAPGQLDRINPIQTEFINQRTLAKAACCNLSESFETNASVSVSYSDAVTGSKQIQFLGLGGQYVQTNVENIPTVRGLATTFGLNYIPGTWITSIDVGKGAGSVVNGYESMSGQMNVELQKPDDKQTLFINAYANSFGRIEGNVNWSKALSKKWSMGVLGHASTLRTEIDQNNDGFRDLPLYTQINAINRYKYTSDRYMAQFGIKVLYEDRDGGQLSKFGASRYSFLNTTKRLEFFSKTAKLYPEKPYKGLGLILNGVHHEQTAHFGFAPYEGQQQTFYANLIYQSIIGTTNNSFKAGLSYLLDDYREQYRAIGTARTESVPGAFVEYTYTYPEKLTLVLGGRLDFHNLFGTQFTPRAHLKYNLSQAITVRASAGRGFRAANPFAENFGYLVSSRAVFLNKALQAESSWNYGLSITNDFELLGKKASFVVDYHRTDFQNQLIVDIEHPGELYFYNLTDSGNKGRSFANSFQAELNVQPAKRFEVKAAYRFFDVEQSMGGPFGEERLLPKMMVSRDRILLNAGYALPFDKWKFDATLQWNGPRRIPYLREGYVHSSYQNMPTEEAPGFYNLNAQVSRAFRSGWEIYLGGENLTGFRQLNPIVAANDPFGARFDAGSQVWGPITGRMVYVGFRFKPLI, from the coding sequence ATGAAATCTATTTATGTATGGATTTTTGTGCTGTCGACTGGGCTCCTGGCGAGCCTACCTGGCGCGGCCCAAACAGTCCCAAACAAACTTTTTGCTGCTGATTCTACGCAGCCTGTAGCCATTCGGGGGAGTGTCAGCGAACTCGTCAACGGCAAACAAATTCCCCTTGTCGGCGCAACTGTACAATGGGTTAACACCTCAGTTGGTACGATAACGGATGCGGAGGGACATTTTCAACTGTCACTCCAGCCAGCGTATACGCGTTTGATTGTGAGTTATGTTGGCTACCAAACGGACACATTAACGGTAACAAATCCTACGGGTGCAGTAACGGTAACACTTCGAAGTACCCGAACCCTACAGGAAGTAACAGTATCGGGCGCGCCGGGGCAACTTGACCGGATCAATCCCATTCAGACCGAATTTATCAATCAGCGTACACTGGCCAAAGCTGCCTGCTGCAACCTCTCCGAAAGTTTTGAAACCAACGCTTCCGTAAGTGTGTCGTATAGTGATGCCGTTACGGGTTCGAAGCAGATTCAGTTTCTGGGATTGGGAGGGCAATACGTGCAGACGAACGTTGAGAATATTCCAACCGTTCGCGGATTGGCGACTACGTTTGGCCTAAATTACATTCCTGGAACCTGGATCACGAGTATCGATGTGGGTAAAGGCGCAGGCTCAGTCGTGAATGGGTATGAGTCGATGAGTGGCCAGATGAATGTTGAACTTCAAAAACCTGACGACAAGCAAACGCTCTTTATAAATGCCTATGCTAACAGTTTTGGACGGATTGAGGGCAACGTCAACTGGTCGAAAGCCCTGAGTAAAAAATGGAGCATGGGGGTACTGGGTCATGCCAGTACCCTGCGAACAGAGATCGATCAAAATAACGACGGTTTTCGAGATTTGCCGTTATACACCCAGATTAATGCCATCAATCGGTACAAGTATACCAGTGATCGGTACATGGCCCAGTTTGGCATAAAAGTTCTTTACGAGGACCGGGATGGTGGCCAACTGTCGAAATTCGGGGCATCACGTTACAGTTTTCTGAATACAACAAAGCGATTGGAGTTTTTCTCAAAAACCGCAAAACTGTATCCTGAAAAACCCTATAAAGGATTGGGGCTGATTCTGAACGGGGTGCATCATGAGCAAACAGCGCACTTTGGATTTGCGCCTTACGAGGGTCAGCAGCAAACGTTTTATGCCAACCTGATTTACCAAAGCATTATTGGGACTACCAACAACAGTTTCAAAGCTGGATTGAGTTACCTGTTAGATGATTACCGGGAGCAATACCGGGCCATCGGTACCGCTCGTACAGAATCGGTGCCCGGTGCTTTTGTGGAATACACCTACACCTATCCCGAAAAATTAACCCTTGTATTGGGTGGTCGACTCGATTTTCATAACCTGTTTGGTACTCAATTTACGCCCAGGGCTCACCTGAAATATAACCTCAGTCAGGCTATTACGGTGCGTGCATCGGCAGGGAGAGGGTTTCGGGCAGCTAATCCTTTCGCCGAAAACTTCGGGTATTTAGTCAGTTCGCGGGCCGTGTTTCTGAACAAAGCTTTACAAGCCGAATCATCCTGGAATTACGGACTAAGCATCACAAACGATTTCGAACTGTTGGGTAAAAAAGCGTCGTTTGTGGTGGATTACCATCGGACTGATTTTCAGAACCAGCTCATTGTTGATATTGAACACCCCGGCGAACTGTATTTTTATAACCTGACTGATTCTGGCAATAAAGGACGCTCCTTTGCCAATAGTTTTCAGGCCGAATTGAACGTGCAACCGGCAAAACGCTTTGAAGTGAAAGCCGCCTATCGGTTTTTCGACGTGGAGCAGAGCATGGGCGGGCCATTCGGTGAAGAACGACTATTGCCTAAAATGATGGTTAGCCGGGATCGGATACTGCTCAATGCGGGCTATGCACTGCCTTTTGATAAGTGGAAATTTGATGCTACCCTGCAATGGAACGGTCCCCGGCGGATTCCCTACCTTCGCGAAGGTTACGTCCATTCCAGTTATCAGAATATGCCAACCGAAGAGGCTCCTGGTTTTTATAACCTGAACGCACAGGTCAGCCGGGCGTTCAGGAGTGGGTGGGAGATCTATCTGGGTGGAGAAAACCTGACGGGTTTCCGTCAACTGAACCCGATTGTTGCGGCCAACGATCCATTTGGAGCACGTTTTGATGCTGGATCGCAGGTGTGGGGACCTATCACAGGTCGTATGGTATATGTGGGCTTTCGGTTTAAACCTCTAATCTGA
- a CDS encoding AraC family transcriptional regulator translates to MTLSIRNMVCDRCKRVVREELEKLGLTVGRVELGEVDITNIPSPAELAVIRQMLQANGFDLVDDKKQALVEHIKILLINEIQHLKGERQASENYSTFLERKLGYEYSYLSNLFSVNEGHTLEKYTIALKIEKVKEWLRYDELTLSEIAWRLNYSSVQHLSTQFRQVVGLTPGQFRKATQVDRRNLDALFIKKSGHPDETE, encoded by the coding sequence ATGACACTATCCATCCGAAATATGGTGTGCGACCGCTGCAAGCGGGTTGTGCGTGAAGAACTCGAAAAGCTTGGCCTGACCGTTGGCCGGGTTGAGCTGGGCGAAGTGGATATAACGAACATACCTTCACCGGCAGAGCTTGCGGTTATTCGGCAGATGCTACAGGCAAATGGATTCGATTTGGTGGACGATAAGAAACAGGCTCTGGTTGAACACATCAAGATTTTGTTGATCAACGAAATTCAACACCTGAAAGGGGAGCGACAAGCGTCTGAAAACTATTCGACCTTTCTTGAACGTAAGTTAGGCTATGAGTACTCATATTTGAGTAATTTGTTCTCGGTGAACGAAGGCCATACGCTTGAAAAGTACACTATTGCCTTAAAAATTGAGAAGGTAAAAGAATGGTTGCGGTATGATGAACTGACGTTGAGTGAAATAGCCTGGCGTTTGAATTACAGTAGTGTTCAACACCTCTCTACTCAATTTAGACAAGTTGTGGGGCTAACGCCGGGGCAATTCCGGAAAGCAACTCAGGTAGATCGGCGAAATCTAGATGCCCTCTTTATCAAGAAATCCGGCCATCCTGACGAGACAGAGTAA
- a CDS encoding DUF563 domain-containing protein translates to MGRLRDLIKTFLGSILKRFGIIQLTKEQTEEYLKPYVLKVSPATRIVLPSVQNETNSAALVFTPTKAITHPGYVWNVTPSSQKTTQLPYGGILTDTRVLCTDFERYHLLKNFLTRRKRIQTVQDILIAPWSHLLDGISFGGYYDFVILVAAKLCRIREALPEAVFAQAVLAYPLFKTAYEQEYLALLGFEKERILDSTVYEVHFKQCILANSGHWFYPNPADIFALKKQVESKLNLQRTESNRIYISRSGRRKVANENALITLLKKFNFTVVEDKPRSVAEQAAIYKNASFILGPHGASFTNIIWCEPGTHLFELFAADMVVDHFRYLSQLMDMHYSAYYHGIKMGNSRISLEEDVFVSIADLDLSLRTLFNQG, encoded by the coding sequence ATGGGACGTTTACGGGATTTAATCAAAACCTTTCTGGGGTCGATACTCAAACGGTTTGGTATTATTCAGTTAACGAAAGAGCAAACAGAGGAGTATCTAAAACCGTACGTATTAAAAGTAAGTCCAGCTACCCGGATTGTGTTGCCCAGCGTACAAAATGAAACTAACTCAGCAGCACTTGTATTTACGCCAACCAAGGCTATTACGCACCCAGGCTACGTTTGGAATGTAACTCCTAGTTCACAGAAAACCACTCAGTTGCCATACGGTGGAATTCTGACAGATACCCGGGTTCTTTGTACGGATTTCGAGCGGTACCATCTCCTGAAAAATTTTTTGACCCGAAGGAAACGAATTCAAACGGTACAGGATATACTAATTGCTCCATGGTCTCACCTTCTGGATGGTATTTCGTTTGGAGGATATTATGATTTTGTGATTCTGGTTGCCGCAAAATTGTGCCGAATTCGAGAGGCACTTCCCGAGGCTGTATTCGCTCAGGCTGTCCTTGCCTATCCACTGTTTAAGACGGCCTATGAGCAGGAGTATTTAGCCTTACTTGGGTTTGAAAAGGAGCGTATTCTGGACAGTACTGTGTACGAGGTTCATTTTAAACAGTGCATTCTGGCCAATAGCGGTCATTGGTTCTACCCCAATCCGGCCGATATTTTTGCCTTGAAAAAGCAGGTAGAAAGTAAACTTAACCTGCAACGAACTGAGTCAAATCGGATCTACATTAGTCGGTCGGGCCGTCGAAAGGTAGCCAACGAGAACGCACTGATTACCCTATTGAAAAAATTTAACTTCACCGTTGTTGAAGACAAGCCCAGGTCGGTTGCTGAGCAGGCAGCTATCTATAAAAATGCGTCTTTTATTTTAGGTCCACATGGAGCTTCCTTCACAAATATAATCTGGTGCGAACCCGGTACGCATCTATTCGAGCTGTTTGCTGCGGATATGGTTGTCGATCATTTTCGGTATTTGTCGCAATTGATGGATATGCATTATTCGGCTTATTATCATGGTATTAAGATGGGAAATAGCCGGATTTCTCTGGAAGAAGATGTTTTTGTATCAATCGCTGATCTTGACCTGAGCCTACGTACGCTGTTTAACCAGGGCTAA
- a CDS encoding four-helix bundle copper-binding protein → METMKHTHTHVDTCFECAEACERCATACLEMGDKDGKGHDMSACIKLCRDCADICTLCGRLDARGSEFSRDFMVLCAEVCEACAEECEKHADHFAHCKACAEACRKCAEECRSMSANA, encoded by the coding sequence ATGGAAACGATGAAACATACGCATACCCACGTAGATACGTGTTTTGAGTGTGCTGAAGCCTGCGAGCGCTGCGCCACCGCCTGCCTGGAAATGGGCGACAAAGACGGAAAAGGTCATGACATGAGTGCCTGCATTAAACTCTGCCGCGACTGCGCCGACATATGTACCCTCTGTGGCCGACTTGATGCCCGTGGTTCGGAGTTCTCGCGTGATTTTATGGTCCTGTGTGCTGAAGTCTGTGAAGCTTGTGCCGAGGAATGCGAAAAACACGCTGACCATTTTGCCCATTGTAAAGCGTGTGCTGAGGCTTGCCGCAAATGCGCTGAAGAGTGTCGGTCAATGTCGGCAAACGCATAA